The nucleotide window GCCGCGGCGACGAGAGCCATCGGAGTTAAGGGGGAACACCGTCATGGAGTACGAGGTCAATGGGCTGCCGATGCACGTTCTGTTGGTCCATGCCACGGTCATCGTGATTCCGGTTGCAGCGTTGTGCACCATTCTGAGCCTGGTCTGGCCAACCGCACGTCGAAGGCTTGGCATCGTGACCCCGCTGATCGCCCTTGCCGCCCTGGTGCTGGTACCGATCACGCAGCAGGCCGGGGAATGGCTGCTCACGCGGATCGATGTCACACCGCTCGTGCAGGAGCACCAACAGCTGGGCGAAATGATGCTGCCCTGGGTGATCGGTATCTTTGTGGCCGCCCTGGGCCAATGGCTGTGGTTCCGCTACGGCACGACGACGGCGGCCGGCATCCGCCGCAAGCTCGGCGCGGCGGGTACCCGGGTACTTGCTGCCCTGGCCGTGCTGGTGATTGCAGCCGTGTGCGTGGGGGCCACGGTCATGATTGTCCAGGTGGGCGAATCCGGGGCCCGGGCCGTCTGGCAGGGCAGTTACAGCGAGGGCTAGTGCATGGTAAACCGGCGGGCCACCATTGCGGCTGCGCCGGGGATAGCCAGGGCGGGCAGCAGCAGGCTGTTCCGGGCGTCCAGCACCGCTGGCCGAAGCGGCCGGCCAAGCGCCATATTCAGATGGGCCTGCCATCCAGCCGTGGCCGCAGCGGCGCGCCGGCTGCGGTCAAACATGCGCAATTGTTCACCGGTGTCCTGCCCTCGAAGCGCCGCGCAGATGATCGGCGCAAGCGCGGCAGCATCCAGCCACCCCAGGTTCATGCCCTGTCCGCCAATCGGGCTGATTTCATGGGCGGCGTCCCCGATCAGGGCAACGCGGCCGTGGACCATCCGGCGGACTCTCCGCGAGCGCACGGCGAACGAGCTGAGCATTGAGTTTGTGGCGACGTCCACGCTCCTACCGGTGCGCCCGGAGATCAGATCGGCCAGCCGATCCGGCTGCGGCCGAGGATCCAGAGCAGGGGTTCTGACCACCCAGCGGCGGATGCCGCCGGGCAGTGGAAAGGACTCGACGATGCCGTCCGGCTCCAGGTAGAGAACGGCGGTGGCTCCGTCGGAGGTAGTGTCTGCGAAGTCGCCCATCAGGTAGGTATCGGGATAGCACCGCCTTGCCACGGGAACCTGTAGAAGGTCCCTGATGGTGGAACGGGCGCCATCGGCCGCCACGGCCAGCCGGGCACAGACCTCCACCGGTCCCCGGTCGGCGGCGCCGCCGGCGTTGCCGGTTGTCCCTCCGCAGGTGCTGACTTCCAGCATGACCCGGCCCCCGCCGTCGTCAATCCTTTGGGCCGTCCTGCCGTAATGAACCCTGCCGCCGAGCGCGCGCAGCTGCTGCTCCAGGATCCGTTCCGTGATGACCTGGGGCACTGCGAGCACATACGGATGCGGTCCGGGCACGCACCCGAAGTCCAGAACAGCGATGTCGCGGCCGCTTCGGCGTGCCACTCCGTCCCTGATCCGTACACCGGAGGCAATCAGCTCTTCGGCCACCCCGGCTTTGGCCAGGATGGCGAGTGCGGGCGGGTGGATCCCGATCGCCCGCGAGTGAGCACTCCGCTGCCTGCGCTGCTCAAGAATAACGACGTCGAGGCCGCCCCGTCGGAGCAGAATCCCGAGCAGCAGCCCTACCGGCCCGGCGCCCACAATAGCGACGTCATGCATCGCTCTGCGGCCTATAGGTGAGCAGATGGTGGAAGGGCCTCTTGGTGCTGACCGTCCAGCGTGGCGGCGCGAGCTGTTGTAGTTCGCTGAAGGTGTAGCTGCGGCGGATGGAAGTCAGTCCGTCCCTGCGGATGTAGGAACCGGGGAAGAACGGCAGCGTCCCTACGGAAAAGAGCGCGTAGGCCAGCGGGCTGCGGCGAATATCGTTGTGCATGGCGGCGCGGCGGCACAACTGCTGCGAGTCAGACAGCAGGGCCGGCAGTTGGGCGGCATCCAGGTGGTGGAGTAGGTGGTTGGACGTCACCAGGTCGAAAGTGCGTCCCTGTGCCACCAATTCCGAACCGAGCGCGCGGCGGAACACCAGGTTTTCCACCTTAGGCCGGGAGAGGGCGAACGCGTGGGCCCGCTCATCCGGGTCAATCGCCGTGATCTCCAGCGGGATGCCGTCGCGGGCGGCCCACTTGGCGATGGCCCGCGGAATGTCGCCGCCCCCCGAGCCAATATCCAGCAAGGTGTTGGGACCGTCCGGTCTCAGCAACGGGCGCAGCTGCCGCCGGTAGACGCCTTGCCAACCCGACACTGCCCAGTTAATGAGCGGAAACTGCCGGTAGGTACGCGCCAGCTTCCGCTCGTCGCAGTCAGGCCGATCCATCTCCTCGACGGCAT belongs to Arthrobacter crystallopoietes and includes:
- a CDS encoding DUF2231 domain-containing protein — its product is MEYEVNGLPMHVLLVHATVIVIPVAALCTILSLVWPTARRRLGIVTPLIALAALVLVPITQQAGEWLLTRIDVTPLVQEHQQLGEMMLPWVIGIFVAALGQWLWFRYGTTTAAGIRRKLGAAGTRVLAALAVLVIAAVCVGATVMIVQVGESGARAVWQGSYSEG
- a CDS encoding FAD-dependent oxidoreductase, with amino-acid sequence MHDVAIVGAGPVGLLLGILLRRGGLDVVILEQRRQRSAHSRAIGIHPPALAILAKAGVAEELIASGVRIRDGVARRSGRDIAVLDFGCVPGPHPYVLAVPQVITERILEQQLRALGGRVHYGRTAQRIDDGGGRVMLEVSTCGGTTGNAGGAADRGPVEVCARLAVAADGARSTIRDLLQVPVARRCYPDTYLMGDFADTTSDGATAVLYLEPDGIVESFPLPGGIRRWVVRTPALDPRPQPDRLADLISGRTGRSVDVATNSMLSSFAVRSRRVRRMVHGRVALIGDAAHEISPIGGQGMNLGWLDAAALAPIICAALRGQDTGEQLRMFDRSRRAAAATAGWQAHLNMALGRPLRPAVLDARNSLLLPALAIPGAAAMVARRFTMH
- a CDS encoding class I SAM-dependent methyltransferase; the encoded protein is MGFLAERAVDAVEEMDRPDCDERKLARTYRQFPLINWAVSGWQGVYRRQLRPLLRPDGPNTLLDIGSGGGDIPRAIAKWAARDGIPLEITAIDPDERAHAFALSRPKVENLVFRRALGSELVAQGRTFDLVTSNHLLHHLDAAQLPALLSDSQQLCRRAAMHNDIRRSPLAYALFSVGTLPFFPGSYIRRDGLTSIRRSYTFSELQQLAPPRWTVSTKRPFHHLLTYRPQSDA